The DNA sequence TACTTATGTGATATCTATTGTAATAAATACTAGCCTGCAATAATTTAGCCTGCAAACACAATAAAGGTATTATATTGAATATTTGACCAAGACTCAGTTTGGTCCTAAaggatattttaaataattaaggTTGATAAAGACGTTTTCAACGAAAACAAAAAATGCAGTTGCTCAACACAAAGCTTGATGATACTTAAATGTTGATTCAGGGTTTAGCAGCAAGCACACgcatttcaagttttatgttGTATAAAAATGAAACGAACGTGAGATACGCAATATGGGATATCAATTAGTTCCATAATTTAAAGTCAGTTTATAGATTCTGACATTTTGATTGATTCAGGAGACTGACACGGAATCgttcattttatttcatgacGAAGAAACTTTTTAGTTTTTATactatattgatatatttttatagattCGTACTTGTATTTCAAGCAAGCATTGAATTTTACAAGAGTAATAAAGCGTGTCGCCATTTTAAGATCACTTGCATGGTTTTCGCCATCGTCACGTGATTTACTTGATGACAGGGATGATATCTTGATAATGTTCCCGCGGAGATACAGGTATTTAGATAAACGGCGTATGCTTACCATCGGGTGTTAATTTTCACAGCACGCGTTATAAATAATTAGCACCCAATGTCTTACGTTGCAAATTAGTAAACGTATTTTGTAATTAGCACTCAACGGGCGATTATTAGAAGTGTTTCACAAGCCAATAGAATACATCGATCATGATGCTTATTTATAGAAACTTCTTAGAACCGGTAATGTATACTGATTATTGTGGACGTGAGATATTTTCTTGGATAGGCATTAACAGTTTGAGTCCAAAAGacaatgtggaaatatttttcttaaatgaacTTTCTGATATTTGTATAGTTTATATATTTGTACCAGGCAATTATGTAATCATGTCCAAGGAAGGGTCAGGGTGTTTCGAGATGGAAATCTTGACATTTTTACTGTAACATCTGGGAGTTTTCTATACACATCATTAAATCTTTcacagaagaaaaaaacaacaaatctcTTTTTGCATGTAGTTAAAACAAAAGTTATAGCTATTTACAGATTGCATGGTCAGGGTATCTCAAGGGCCAGAAAACTTGACACTGTTAAGATATTCTCTATAACTGATGTTAGTCTAGAATTACGCCATCACCTTTGCAGCGGCTTAATATTTCATGACAAAATGTTCATTTCAAGTAAtatacttattttgttttaattcgaTAAAAGATAGTATCATATGTTTGTACATATATCATATGTTTGTACATATAAGTCCTGTCAATAAAAATGACCTCAGTCTTACCCCTTTACTACCTCCATATAGTTATATTGTAAGCATTTGTGATAAAGACATATAATAATTACACGTACCTGGACTTTGATACTTATATTGCATTTAGTCACAATCGAAATAACTAATTAATTCAGAGATAAGTTTGTACTGCATGTTGAATGAATAGCGCAACTACTTCATGTAAATACAGCTTTTATAGTAGGAATTAATCGATGATAAATGTATATAGTACCCATAATATTGGATATCGCAACATTGTGAACTTCAACTTTATATACTGACAAAGACTAAAGTATAATGAGGTTTGTTTTCAAATAGTCTGGAAAAAGGCTACCAAATTCTTGCGACAGTTTTTAATATTCATCATGTTTTTAGGTTACCGGGGTCGCTAAAGTCGCTCTGTATTTTGACTCAGTATAGTTATATATTCTGTTCACTTATGATGACTTGGTCCATTTGATGGATATGTTTTAATGAGATCCGCTTAAATCTGTATCGGCcttttttgctattattttgtttggttgcgttcaATGCATGTGCTTCTATAAGGTCTTCGTATAAACTTTATCAAATATCGAAAGAACAGTCTTTTAGTGGCATTTGGTAGAATAacggagtccattcaattttGTTATAAAGAAATTTCTCTTTAGTCGGTGCCAGAGGCTTGAGAGACATTGCAAAAAATTTTGCCGCTAATGAACTGACTGTCATGATTTTGCGTGGTTGCTTTCCATTTTCCTAATCagcattatattttgtttgtagtaTCGTGTTCAATTATTAGAAATTACTCCCAAACATGGAAACAAATAGTATTATTGGCTAATATTTCTTTCCTGTATTTTGTACAAACCAGAGCATAGATGAAGAGCATTATTAGCTTAGAATAAAATGTCTGTTTTAACGTAATAACATAAACTTAATATGCACAAGATCTGAAGTAACATATGTATGCAGTTTGACTCGTAATTTCTATTGTGACTTTACTTAATAAAATAGTCATATCAAGCGCACAATTTTCATATTCAGCTGTCAGAGCTCTGAATATGCacgtaaaatattgaaaacaaaattaatgtaacaCTTTCAAGGACTTTAAAACGGCAAAAAAACCAACCCCATGATGATCCTTACTAGGTTGGATGAATAACTAAAAGAGATAAGAATAATAATTTCGCTTCATAACACATTAGACAAAGGGTTACTTGCAGAAATAATGCGAAATTATTAGCAGTTTCATAAAGAAGTTAAATAAGGAATGTGTTCATAATGTGTTTTGTATTTAGGACCTCATTGAACAACTCATGCGTTTGCGTTAGAAACTCGTTTCtggttgtttatttattattagcATGAGTTCTTGACAACCATACATAATGTACAAAAACTCTTTTCATTATCGAGTACAACCACAACTAATTGCTTTTGTTGTGAAATAGCAGGGTATCAAATGGTTACGGAATGACTGTAACATTCAGGAATTTCATAGAGAAACGTGTCAAATTATCCATCTATGCAAGTCAATTGAATGTGAAGAAAACCTGCCTGGTTTCAGAAAATATTGCTAAGTGTCAGCAGACTGATTTGATATATATCAGATTTAATAGGgtcattataatagtagctcgatctgggatgctgtgttcgactcgagtggattttgcaagatctGATCGTGGCGTGCAAGCACCGAATGTGATCTGACCTTgcaaaatctacgagagccgaaaacaaaatcccagatctagctactgtcaTAATGACCCTTTTTGAtagttgttttgttatcgaacgataTCTTCAATggttatcgatgttaaaatagaattaAGAAGTTTTTTGTGTGATATAAATAGAACTGTATCAGGTCATGCATATAAAATGAATGTAGTCtagcaacatacaatacaaaaggttcAATACTGATTATTTTCCTGTCTCTTCATACTTATTTGTGAATTATACAAACCGTATTTTGTACAGaatttttataggtatataaCAAAAAAGAAGACACGAAATAActacaattaaatattttaaaatggtttGGAGTAATATGATTAAATACATTACGTACAATCTGTAGTGTGCTCTTTATGCAATATCTACTGTAATAAATACTAGCCTGCAGGCACAATAaaggtattattatattgaatattTGACCAAGACTCAGTTTGGTCCTAAAggacattttaaataattaattcaacgaaaacaaaaaaTGCAGTTGCTCAACACAAAGCTTGATGATACTAAAATGTTGATTCAGAGTTTAGTAGCAAGCACACACATTTCAAGTTGTATGTTGTATAAAAATGAAACGAACGTGAGGTACGCAACATGGGATATCAATTAGTTCCATAACTTAAAGTCAGTTTACAGATTCCGACATTTTGATTTATTCAGGTGACTGACACGGAATCATTCATGTAAGTgcatgataatgaaaaaggtgTCCTCCGTTTATAATGGGAAATGCAAACTGTAAGTTCCATGATGCAGATATAGCAATGGTGTCTTAATTTAAAGAAGCATGTTTTGTACGTCCGTGTCCCCGGCGATAATGAAAACAATGTGCGTAATTAAGAAACGATGGACTCTGCAGAATATATAGATAAAATTGTGTAAACACGGACATGGAATGAGTAGCATATTGTGATGAAATATTCGTATGTACCTGCTTACATAATAGAAGTTAGAATAGAAACCTACCTCTATGACATCATTATATCGTTACATGTAGTATAAAGTATACGCATTTcacttattttacaaaatattgactGGGAAAATAGATTTAGATTTTTGCATGAACTAGTGTATAATCTTTAAATGTTTTGACGgtcaatagttaaaactattaCTTAGTAAATGTCTTGCCGGTTAGTAATTTTGATTGTTGACCGGAAAGCCATTTATTAATGTTAATTGTTCTGTTAAATAACATTAGAAATTAATGTTCACAGTTTTTTTATGATCTTTTAGCCCCGTAAATATATGTCTATAGACTAGTCATATAGCACAAATTATGAACCTGCGATTTGTATAAGAAGTAACGGGataatttttatgtatattttcagaacaaaTCAAGATAGAAGAAAGTAGAGATACAGGTCCCAGCGAGGTTCCGGCAGCACATTTAATGGGATCGACCTATGATCGAATGGAATGTGAGTAAAGATCGTTAAAGTTTTCTAACAAACATAGCTTGCATTAATTTGAATTGAACGACACTTCGTGTTACTCTCTGTGAGCATACTGATATGAGTTAAAATTTATCGGCTTTTGTATGaacaatataatatatttcatgaaaaatacacAGTTGTTGCTTTTAGCAGTCAGTGGTAATGTTCCTTGAATATATTCTTATATTAAAATGCAGTTTAAAGCCATAAATTTAATGCCATCGTTATGTAACATATTCCTACTTTGATACTGTGATGTCATTATTCTACACTCACATGACATGATGACAATGTTGCACGCGACGATACGCATGCGCAACGAGTACAGGTTTGTTAAGACATTAGAAATGGCATGAGATAAAGAGGAAATGTATTTGCTTTGCATGTAAAATCCAATTATCGTTCGTATGTGAAAtccagatttattaaattttcactAATGGCTACGTCACTTGGTGAAATAATTGCACCCGATGTACACTATATGGAGACTATTTTGATCGTACGTTGAAACAAACAATATcctaaataaaacatatatgtcTTTTTCTTACTGCCAAAGTTGTCTAATATAGTTCTATCAATTGATTTAGAAGTTTCCAAAGACCGCTCTATGGACTGTAATAACTATTATTGTATAGCCTATTATTAGATTTAATGTATCCATGCAACTTTAATGATAAACTGCCATTACAGAAGGATCAGTTAGAAAATAACAAAGCCTGTAAAGTCCTTATTCAGCCACTCCTCGGAAACTTAATAAAAGTGTTATATAGCACGAACAGTTTTAAATTAAGTTATTGGTTTCAAACACGGATTGCTGCACAAATTTTCACAAGTAGAAATTTTAATGATACGAGCTGAGTACCTTTCGGCGGTTTATACATTGTAAAGTCAGTTGTATGCATCTAAAGAAGAGTTTCTTACAAATCAAAAAGATAGATTATTAACAAGCTTTTAGCTTAGTCATtaaagccccatgtggttctgggacgatctgtgtatgaaaagaattggaaccactgccttacccttgcatgatcgtaaaaggcgactaatagggtcttaacacttggttttggtgaaactctgtgattccagcagatatacaaattttgattccatacctcatgtttttatttcgatgtaattGAGATGTGAAACCACAAtatgtagtcctgtttggcgccatataacctgtactgtgttggtgcgccataaaacccaaataaataaataaatagtcaTTCAAATGTAGAATGATCACTTATATATGAAtgaagtttgcaaataaattacCCTCGGAGTTTCCAGGTGTATAAATATTGTTTGGTTAGGGTAATCCGACTCTACACAGAAGCCAACGGAGTTCAGTTTTGTagcaaaatgttcatttttagcaaaaaaagtgattttgaaaGGAGATAATTAATTTGGTAGTACAATCTCTTATCTTCTTCAACCGCCTTAATTATTCATTACAGTACCAGATATCAAATATAACAGTTGTTACAGTAAAAAAAACAGGTCATTGAATATATATGCAAGCTTGTAAAAGTGTTCAAATATAAATAACACCTCTCGTGTCAAATCTTCATCCGTTTGCATATAGCTTATACTAGTAGTGTTGATAACGCATAATAATATCAAAGGAAACAGTTTAAgcttacaataactttttttttgaagTGAAATTGCACTAAGTAATAATGTACTTGATTTTAACAATGTATTTAattctttaagcttttatcatTCCAATGTGTGCAGCTATGAGTGTCCTGATTCCAGGATGTTGTGGCAGGATGCTAGTCTTCCATCTGTACGTTTTATGACACACATGttaacaaaatcatttgaaatagTTAAATTTCTTCATATTTTCGTTTTCAGATCCTGGTATGCAGCTGTTTCCAATTGTTCACTGGATCAGTCAGGAAGCTTTTGCCTTCACACGCAAGGTACAATACCGATTTGGCCGAATTGTTATTTCGGAAGAAGGGCTGTACTATGTCTACAGCCAGTTGTCATTCTTAGAAGTTTTCGATAATCCGAGGAATATAGAGACTGGTTCCCTGCCTCTATCGCACTATATATACCGTTACAATTTTATATATCCACGTGGCGGCGAGGAATCTATGATCCAAAGTAGTATCACAAAGTGCTGGGGCCAGAATCAAGCGTTTGGAGAATACACGAGTTATCTTGGTGCCGTGTTCCATCTGCGGCAGGGCGATGAATTGTTTGTTAAGGTTTCTAATTTGACATTGATTGTGAGAGAACCAAAATTAAATTACTTTGGTCTCTTTAAAGTGAACTAACTACTGTTGATATTCTGTGAACAAAATTATTTGGCAATGGACATATACATACGTTTTGCCAATAGAATATCTGACTTGACTTTTCATTGACAACAACATGATAGAACAATTATTtcacagataattttatgttattgttaagCTGAAACATAACAACAAACATTCTTTTATGCTTAAACATAAAGGCTTTGTAATGATTAACATTGACTAATTCATAATCAAAGCTTAAAGCTTAATGCAACCTATCAAACAAGATCCTTTCAAAGCATagaaaattttatagaaaaacaaTATCATTcatgctcggtttgattaagcttGTACAGAAgtggtaataaaatgtgcaacatttAAAACGTTTTGTAGTGTAAATACTACATTTGCCTTTAAAAGGCATCTAATGTAACGTGGCATGGAGGGAATAGTTACAAGTGCGATTAGGTTCAAATAGTTTTCACTTATATAAAGTCTTAAATGCATATGTGTTCAGCAATCAGGTCTAGTATAAAAACGTATTGACGTAATTAATTAACATATACTGTTGTTTAGATTCCCTAACCTTTACGTAATGAGGTTTAGAAGATAATAAATCCTTTAtgataaattgtaaaacattaaattcaaaacaaaatactttacGTATTAAACATGGCTGACGTGCATTCTTTATGATAGGTGTACAACGGTATATGGTCAATATGGAGATACTTAATTGTTCAAATTTGGTTTAAGATAATAGTTTTATTTCCCGGCATATAAGGGTAAGGAAATTCGAATCCCACTCTGATAAGATACGAAGAATAATTTCCCGTGAAGAGAAgataatacatgaaaaaataagaAGATTGATTTTCTGCCATGATAAGATAAGCTGAGTCACATTGCGACATGACAAGATAAGAAACCTGTGGGGCATCAGTGGCAGAGTGGtgaaggtcactgacttcgaatcatttgcctCTTACCGCTTTGGTTTCGAAGCCTCTCTTGGGTGCAGATTGTTTTTCCTTTATGACaattataattgtgtcggtgtaacagggattcatttaaaaaacacAAGGTGTATAAATTACTGATCAGTATCTTTTGAAAATATAGGGGAAGCACAGATAATCGATTTAAACATCCCATGGGAGTGGTGTTTATGCCGCTAACCATTCCAAAGCGGTATCCCTCTCTGATTCCAAGTTGGTTGTGTCCTCAATGTTTATTTGCTTAACACTGTCTTTCTACATATTCGTTATGTACACTTCTTTACATACAGTGTTGAAAACTTGCATCCTAGAGGAACTGTCCTTTTAAAACGTTCTTATTCCTACTTGGTacttgttttttgtgttttcagAATAAGCTACAGGAAAATGTATGAGAGTAATTTTCGGCACTtttctaagacattattttgtaaagtCAATATTTGCTTCCGCAACTTCTAGAAAAGATCGAAACTTGTTTTGTCAATTATCCTTTAAGCAACACGTAAAGATTGGAATATTCGTATATATTCAAAGGAAAAGACCAAATGGAAACCCAAATTAAGCAAACAGGCAGCAATTTCTGTAGACGACAAAATTAGAATGTGCCATTCAATAGGCGTCAATCACCCTGAGAAGCAATATCAGTTAATCACATTTCTTATATGTTTCCTCTCAATCGAAATACCCAACAATTTGTATAGCTTCTCAAAACTTCTTCCTTAACATTCGTAAACATGTCTCATAAAGATTTCTCTTATAAAAATGAGAGAATTACTTAAGTGGGATAATCAGCTACGTAACATAAAGTAATCTGATGTATTTATTACGTGATCCATTGTCACGTATTTGTACTGAAAGTTAACTGAACTAATTTTTGCATAACACAAGCCATATCTTACATATCTGTTCTTGTCCCGTTCCATGCGAAAACCCGGCATGTGAAATGTTTAGTAAAGTGAGGAGACTGCAGTTAAAGGATTTTGGCATCTATAGGGTGAagtaatgaaaattaaaatttgttttggtCAATTGCTAATCTTTCACACATGAGGATGTATGAGACCTTTTAATTCGTTAATGATTGCAAAAGGTATCATTATGTAGCATGGAAATGGCTTTTTTCAACGACCCTGCGcgtttttaaatgtcattttgcaTTTACACTAGTAACAGTGTCACGAAATATCAAATGCTGCAAAACGTCCATTCTATAGATAtctgtacataattatgtttatgacGATCTATTAAAACCATTAACTAGCAAAAAAAGTGCAATGAAGTATGTTTCCAGTAAACAGTTTTTcctcttaaacatgttaaatgaagATGTCTTAATTGAAATTAACGTGTCATATAAGTTGTAATTTGAAGTCTCTCAGAAAGGTTTAAGTTTTCTTTACTATTTGCATCGATATTCATGCATTTTGCAGATTTTAATgctcatatatttgttttaatacaaGTAATCGATGCACCTCATCTTTCTTACAACCTAATGGTCACTATGGAAATTTCCATTAAAAGACAAAGTCTGTGTTCTGTTTTGCCACATTTTGAAGGTAACTTCCGTCAATTTGCTGTCTTATTTGTATATCCTTTTCACTCATGAGTCTGTGATTTTATATAGTCATATGAAATATATCACTGTTTAGATTTATGGTGGAACATTGCAATGCTCTTAGTGCTTTGATAAGTATCATTGTACAGGTAAGCACCACCATTGTAGATTTAGACTAATAAAATGACAGTGTTATGGAGAAACAGTGATGGAGATCCATATCAAAAAataaagtagaaacattaaaagaTGGAGCTgcagaataattaaaataatataaaaagttttacaaaagGGTAAAGAGTACCAAAAAAAAGTTGACGTGAAAATGTAGAGACCAAGAAAGAGTCTTTTATATATTAAGACGAAAAAAACATATTGACGTTTGTCAtccgagtgtgaccttgacctactagcTAGGATCTGTGTGTTTCGCATCCATAATGTACCAAAGCGACATTTTTTTGTGGTACGTTTTGGCTGTGTAAGTACTGTCACTCAGTAGGCAATGCTAGACCTTCTGATTCCTTAATAGACGTACCTAAGGCATCATCGTGTATGATATATTCAAGCGTTGGGCAATTTAAAATTTCCTCTTCAATGACTGCATTGTACCTTTTACCGATTGATGTAACTCTTCTTTCTTATTCATAATGAAAattctgatttgcattttaaaatttccGTTGACATGGTTAAACACAATAACTGTGTTCTGTATTCccacatttttatggttaatgtCTCTAATTTATTGCCCTTATTGTAAGTCCGTGTACTCATTCGGCTTTTCTCAGCCTTCACATTTGTTTACAGGCATTGTATAGCTTCTGAATTAAAGTTTTCAAGCTACTAAGCACTTTTAAATGTATCCTGGTACTGATAAGTATAATAAAGCGGTAGTTTTTCAGACATATGCTCATGAAACATTTGACgtaccttcaccaaacttgattgGTAGCATCATTGCATGAGGCTGTCTTggaattttaccaaactttatTTATAGCAGCATTTCCTTTCTCACTCTTTCTCAGATTTTATGAAATTGTCACGTATGACTCATTGACTCAgaatttttatatagaatataacaTATTCTTCCCATTAACCTCTgtgtggatcttcatcaaatttgtttCGTTGCATCCTTGCAAAGACCTCTCAGTTTTCTCAATTTTAGTCAAATGTTTCTACTTGACATCGAGTAGGGGCTGCCAGATGTAAAACAGAAACATATTAAAACAATTCCCTCTCATTTGACTGAACAAATATGATGTCATTAATGTCAGTAGAATACCGACGGGTATGCTTTAACGATCATCTCTTCGTTGCAGACGCTAATGAATGCATTTTGATAATCACCTTAAACATGCTATCAACTAGCTATGTGTTAATTTTCACAGCAAAGGTTATAGGTAATCAGTAACCATGTTGCAATTAGTGAACAAATTATATAATTATCGCTCGCTGTGTGATGTCGCGATCCAGTAAGGTAATTCCAATCATTATCAGTATATACAAAAGTTACACAGGACTGGTAATATATCTTGATTAGTACGGACATCTAACATTTTCTGTTGGATATTTATTAACAGATTGTACTTTTACATTGGTGACAGGGTGCTAAGGAGCATACGTTTAAATAGAtccgagtcttctattattttgcttgggtGTTTTATATCCTTCCAAAGACTCGTCTGATAAATTTCTTAGCTTGGCATTAACTCGGTCTCTTAGCAAAGGTTCGGACGTCATTACCTATTGAAATGGTCAATGTGTAGCCGTGCTGGTTCCAGCTTCAATTTGTCGGAGTAATCAGCTATGCAAAGACAATCATTTTGAAATTGTGAAGCCGTACTGGATTGTGCAATACCACTGACAGTCaataataattttgtcaaatattgatgacTTCGGATTACATTTGCATTAACAGTTCGAGACAAGAGTCAGAAGTATATTTTATCACGACAAAGtgtataaaataatgaatattgctttgaatattttaaatgattgaCGTGCAGTTTGAACAAGGATAAATCAGTTGTTTATACTGAGGATCTCGTAACACtttattatatattcttaaaGAAAACATACACGTTTAGTTTGGTATATCCTAAtttcgattgtgatgaaagcttcaagcctattTGAAACACTCTTGAGTCCGTTTCCTGGAAAAACTAATATTGGTGTCTTTTATAGAAGGAGTGATCATGTCCTCAGTAGGGTTCGAACCCACGACTATCTGGCTGAGCGGCTGATACCTAACCCACTAGACCAACGCTCCCTTTAGATGTTTGATGTTAAAGTTAATACATACGTTATGGAATTTGATTTTGTGGTAATGTtgaaaaccaacaacaacaacaacaaaacaaagcaaacatcGGCTTTAGCGGGAGTTTTACAGGTTAATTAAATTGACTCCACGGTCCATGGGGTCTGATAGAGcaaatacatatttatacataataataGCTGTAGATATCAAAGTCCAAATAAATTAGTGTTCGTCATCTAAACATATCAATCAAATCTTCATCATGTGACTGGAGCCATATTAAAATCTGAAGCGCTTCTTCCGAAATTACATGTTTGTTTGAAGTGTCCCCGTAATGgttcatttttatttgtcttaGGAGTATGGAAAATATAAACCAGTATTGAAGTGGTAAATATATGAAGTAGTTACGTCCAGTTGATGGAAACATtgttatacaaataaaatgtataatattttcaataCCTTACCTTTAGATGATATCAGACCTCTAGCCATTATAAAGACTTGCGAGAAACGCTCAATTTACTGacgatatatgagccgtgccatgagaaaaccaacatagtggctttgcgaccagcatggatccagaccagcctgcgcatctgcgcattctggtcaggatccatgctgttcgctttcagagcctattgtaattgagaaactgttagcgaacagcatggatcctgaccagactgcgcggatgcgcaggctgatctggatccatgctggtcgcaaagccactatgttggttttcccatggcacggctcatatcctCTGCATCTGATGCTGTAGTTGTGGTTTGTATTCAACCCGTTTGTTTTCTCAAACAGCGCAGTTAACCTGCATAATTATCTATGATAACTAAATTCAGACGACCCTGTATCATAAGACTTATCTGAAAGGAATTGTCAAGCTGTGACACAATTGTTGGAAAAGCAGTTGGCAAATCAAATATTTATTGCATGTTGTTTTGCTTTAATCAAACATCTTTcgctctc is a window from the Mercenaria mercenaria strain notata chromosome 7, MADL_Memer_1, whole genome shotgun sequence genome containing:
- the LOC123554919 gene encoding tumor necrosis factor ligand superfamily member 10-like encodes the protein MRILYIVTLYVSICLNFTNAESSSMEKIKADLKRDLDLESSRLESVFDRKLNELKESIDARLEILETGVNLKLTSIQENVLTEVRQDSTRNNGSGQGFLDTMKNEMDKHATVVRNAISSEKQYLRDNIKRLHSMIRKTEETVEENIRAAREEQIKIEESRDTGPSEVPAAHLMGSTYDRMEYPGMQLFPIVHWISQEAFAFTRKVQYRFGRIVISEEGLYYVYSQLSFLEVFDNPRNIETGSLPLSHYIYRYNFIYPRGGEESMIQSSITKCWGQNQAFGEYTSYLGAVFHLRQGDELFVKVSNLTLIVREPKLNYFGLFKVN